Below is a window of Aerococcus viridans DNA.
TACCATCGATCGCTTGGCCATGTCTGCTACTTGAGGTTGAATTTCAATCCCATGAATCTGGGTTTTATCACTCGTTTTAGCCGACAGTAATAAAGGAATCACCCCATTACCCGAACAAAAATCAATGACCTGTTTCACCCGGCTCGAAGACACCTGGGCAAAATGCGCCAATAAAATTGCGTCTACTGAAAAGGAGAAGGTCAGGTCACTTTGAATAATTTCAAGATTTTGCGGAATTAGGGCATCCAACCGTTCGCCTGCTTGTAATAAGGGTGTCTCCATTAGCCTTGATTCCCCTCACCAGCACGCTCACCATACAGAATATCTAAACAGAACATGCACTGCTCGTCATTTCCACGGCGTTGGCCGTAGGAAATATTGCAAATATGGAAGCCATCTTCGTAGATATTCATAAGATTTTGACGGGCTTTTGACATCACCTGTGGCGTATCCTCGTCAGCAGGTTCATCTGTTTTCGCAGTATTTTGCGATAAACTATCGTTTAATTCCGTTAACTCTTGTACCCGTTCACGTAAATAAAAATTTTCCATTTTCAAGTTATGGGAAGAAATCAATAATTTGTCCCATTCCTCATTGATAGCATCAATTTTTTCAATCATCCCCTGCAAATCACTCTTCAATGCAGTAATTTCTTCTGCTACATGATGTTCATCCACGTTCCCACACCTACTTTCTACTAGTCATCCTATACCTGTTTAGCCAAAGCCTATTTGGCTATCGAATCATTTCAGTTAAAACGCAATATCTACGCTTTTTTCACTCTCCATGATACCACATGATGTGGCTAACCTAAATGAAAACTTCATTTTCAACTAGCGTCAATTATAGCACACCTGTTCGGTTTTTGATTAGTAATTACGCTAAATCCAACTCAAGTAAATCATATTTTCACTGAGGAGCTAGCAAGTTATACCTAACCAGCACGATTTATTTTCCTAAACGATTAGTCTAAGCTGTGCTAAAATAGGAACAATAATATAGACAAAATTTTACGCAAGGAACGGAGCACACTCATGCAAGCATTTACCTTTGACAATATGTTTACCCTAGCTGATACCTACGATGAAACCGAATTATACTATTTCATTGGTAATCGCAAGGTCCCTAGCATGTATAGTAACAACAAAATCGTCCTAGATTTCGTCCCTACAGCCGAAGAATTAGATATTCTAGAAGACAATTTTCTAGATTACGCTTATGACTTAAACCTCGCCTACTACAGCTTCGTACTACCTATGAATCAACCACTAGCCCCGGACCTATTCGCTTCAATCGGTGAAGTGGGCTATGAAATTTCCCTAACCAAGTTGATGGTGCTAGATCCCTCTGACTTCAAAGCTACAACAAAAGCCAAAGATACCTACGGCGACCGTCTCGTCTTAAAAGAAGTAGATCCTTCTATTGAACAAGACTACTTTAATTTCAACCAAGTCTTTGATAAAGCGATTGATGACTCAGGCCAATTTGCAACACAAAAGTTAAATTATTACCCATGGTTTTTAGCGGAAAATAATACTACTGCGCTAGCTGTCTATATCGATGACAAATTAGTCGCTATTACAGACATCATCCGCCTAGCACACGCCTATGAAATTGATAATTTCCAAGTTTTAGACGATTACCAGCGTCAAGGAATCGGTTCACTCTTCCAACAATGGGTATGTGATAAAGCCCTAGCTGAAGGTAAAATGGTTATCCTGTCTGCTGATGCTGACGATACCCCTTATGACATGTATGTAAAACAAGGCTACCAAGACCAGGGTATGCAAATTGGGCTAAATCGAAAAATCGAAGCCCCCATCATTGAAGACATCCAAACTTACCAAGCTGACCCAGTTGCTTATATGCTTGAAAATGCTTCTTTTGATGACTTTGATGAATTCGAAGCATTTGAAGATGAATAAAAGAAGTATTACAAAAACCCTTTAAACGTGTTAAATCTTTTGATTCACTAGCGTCGAAAATACATGAATAAAGGGTTTTTATTCTACGTTTAAGTATAGTTCGTCACCCGTATTTAAAAATCAGTTGACAATATATAATTAACTTGCTAATCTAATGCTTGTATAAAAAGAAAGGACACATGTCATGACAGTTAAAGCAAAGTTATTGGCCTACCTATTAGACCATCCTGGACATTTTCATACTGGACCAGAATTAGCCGACCACTTCCAAGTCAGTCGCAACGCTGTTTGGAAAGCTGTGAAGCAACTAGAAACTGAAGGATATGAAATTATCCGTCACCCTAAAAATGGCTATGCCTTAGAAAACCTAAACCATGCCATTGATCCTAGCCAAATTAGCCATGGCTTACAAAACGTTTGGCCAGAGTTAAAGGTTTACTACCAAGAATCTACCTCGTCAACCAATGACCTTGGCCGTAAACATGCAGCAGATCACCCTAACCAGCCTGCCCTCTTTATTTCGAGTAAGCAAACAGTTGGACGTGGCCGTCGCGGTCGTACTTTTTATTCATCTCTTAGCCAAGGACTTTACTTTTCATTAGTGATGACGCCTCCAAGTGGTGTCAATAATGACCTGGTCGCTTCAATGACCATAGCTTCTGCTTCAGCCTATGCAGAAACATTATCTAGCTATTTATCTGATGATGTCATGATTAAGTGGGTGAATGACCTATTTTATCAAGGGAAAAAGGTTGTCGGTATCCTAACTGAAGCAACCTTTGATATGGAAAGTCAGACCATTTCACATTTGGTACTAGGGATTGGGTCTAACCTTGCGGGTGACTTTGCCAAAGAAAATGCAGAAAATCAATCCGTTGCAGGTACCTT
It encodes the following:
- a CDS encoding GNAT family N-acetyltransferase, producing MQAFTFDNMFTLADTYDETELYYFIGNRKVPSMYSNNKIVLDFVPTAEELDILEDNFLDYAYDLNLAYYSFVLPMNQPLAPDLFASIGEVGYEISLTKLMVLDPSDFKATTKAKDTYGDRLVLKEVDPSIEQDYFNFNQVFDKAIDDSGQFATQKLNYYPWFLAENNTTALAVYIDDKLVAITDIIRLAHAYEIDNFQVLDDYQRQGIGSLFQQWVCDKALAEGKMVILSADADDTPYDMYVKQGYQDQGMQIGLNRKIEAPIIEDIQTYQADPVAYMLENASFDDFDEFEAFEDE
- a CDS encoding initiation-control protein YabA, giving the protein MDEHHVAEEITALKSDLQGMIEKIDAINEEWDKLLISSHNLKMENFYLRERVQELTELNDSLSQNTAKTDEPADEDTPQVMSKARQNLMNIYEDGFHICNISYGQRRGNDEQCMFCLDILYGERAGEGNQG
- a CDS encoding biotin--[acetyl-CoA-carboxylase] ligase gives rise to the protein MTVKAKLLAYLLDHPGHFHTGPELADHFQVSRNAVWKAVKQLETEGYEIIRHPKNGYALENLNHAIDPSQISHGLQNVWPELKVYYQESTSSTNDLGRKHAADHPNQPALFISSKQTVGRGRRGRTFYSSLSQGLYFSLVMTPPSGVNNDLVASMTIASASAYAETLSSYLSDDVMIKWVNDLFYQGKKVVGILTEATFDMESQTISHLVLGIGSNLAGDFAKENAENQSVAGTLFGSQLPRTFNTNDLITNFVIKFKSYYDDLSSLAFLDYYRSHLLGKNQWVNYTENHENYRGKILGVTELGHLSIETPEGKVRTLVSGEVSFSSQQFADQKRTET